One Acidobacteriota bacterium DNA window includes the following coding sequences:
- a CDS encoding DUF1572 family protein, with the protein MDASKYFLDQARWYFASYYLPRVERCLSLLSDEDVWLRANEVSNSIGNLILHLSGNVQQWIVGGVGDLPYTRDREHEFGERGGFTREQLLARLKETLTKADQVLAEVDPNSLLERKEIQGNDVTVMQAILRIVQHFALHTGQIMLLTKQCTGEDLKLS; encoded by the coding sequence ATGGACGCTTCAAAGTATTTTCTGGATCAGGCGCGATGGTATTTCGCGTCGTACTATTTGCCGAGAGTTGAACGTTGTTTGTCGCTGTTGTCGGATGAAGATGTCTGGCTGAGAGCCAACGAAGTCTCCAATAGCATCGGCAATTTGATCCTGCATCTTTCGGGCAACGTGCAGCAGTGGATCGTCGGCGGCGTAGGCGATTTGCCGTACACCCGCGACCGCGAACACGAATTCGGCGAACGCGGCGGTTTTACGCGCGAACAGTTGCTGGCTCGATTAAAAGAAACGCTGACGAAGGCTGATCAAGTGCTGGCCGAAGTTGATCCAAACAGTTTGCTCGAACGCAAAGAGATTCAAGGAAACGATGTGACGGTGATGCAGGCGATTCTGCGCATCGTGCAACATTTCGCGCTGCACACAGGGCAAATCATGTTGCTGACGAAACAGTGTACCGGTGAAGATTTGAAGTTGTCGTAA
- a CDS encoding cysteine desulfurase codes for MQAALERETAPSENNGFDVERIRRDFPILNQTVHGCPLVYLDSAATSQKPQVVIDALERYYAEQNSNVHRGVHYLSQLATREYEDARVKIQHFLNAADSHEIIYTSGTTASINLVALSFGRKFVHAGDEIIISAMEHHSNIVPWQMLCEMTGATLRVIPINDAGELLMDEFAAMLNPKVKIVAVNHISNALGTINPVKRIIELAHSQDIPVLIDGAQAAPHLKIDVRDLDCDFYAFSGHKLCGPTGIGVLYGKSHWLESMPPVFGGGDMIASVTFEKTTYNSLPYKFEAGTPNIADAIGLGVAIDYLNNIGLDRIAAYEHELLEYATETIGAIPGVTIIGTAREKASVLSFTIDGIHPHDVGTILDQEGIAVRAGHHCAQPVMKRFGVPATARASLAFYNTKAEIDALAEGIQKTIEVFS; via the coding sequence ATGCAGGCCGCGTTGGAGCGCGAAACAGCGCCGTCAGAAAACAACGGTTTCGATGTCGAACGGATTCGCCGCGACTTTCCGATCTTGAACCAGACGGTTCACGGTTGTCCGCTGGTGTATTTGGACAGCGCTGCGACTTCGCAAAAACCGCAGGTCGTCATTGACGCCTTGGAACGCTATTACGCCGAACAAAACTCCAACGTGCATCGCGGCGTCCATTATCTGAGCCAACTGGCGACGCGCGAATATGAAGACGCCCGCGTCAAAATCCAGCACTTCCTTAACGCCGCCGATTCGCACGAAATCATTTACACCAGCGGCACCACGGCCAGCATCAATCTGGTCGCGCTCAGTTTTGGCCGCAAATTCGTTCACGCCGGAGACGAAATCATTATTTCGGCGATGGAGCATCACTCGAACATCGTTCCGTGGCAGATGCTGTGCGAAATGACCGGCGCGACGCTCCGCGTGATTCCGATCAACGACGCAGGCGAATTGCTGATGGATGAATTCGCCGCGATGCTGAATCCAAAGGTGAAGATCGTCGCCGTCAATCACATCTCCAACGCGCTGGGCACGATTAATCCAGTAAAACGCATTATCGAACTGGCGCACAGCCAGGACATTCCTGTGCTGATTGACGGAGCGCAAGCCGCGCCGCATTTGAAAATTGACGTGCGTGACCTGGATTGTGACTTTTACGCATTTTCCGGTCACAAGTTGTGCGGGCCAACCGGCATCGGTGTGTTGTACGGCAAAAGCCACTGGCTGGAATCCATGCCGCCTGTTTTCGGCGGCGGAGACATGATTGCTTCGGTGACGTTTGAGAAAACGACGTATAACTCGCTGCCATACAAGTTCGAAGCAGGAACGCCGAACATCGCCGACGCCATCGGTTTGGGCGTGGCGATTGATTATTTGAATAACATTGGCTTGGACAGAATCGCTGCCTACGAACACGAATTACTGGAATACGCCACCGAAACCATCGGCGCCATTCCCGGCGTGACGATCATTGGCACAGCGCGCGAAAAAGCGAGCGTGCTGTCCTTCACGATTGACGGCATTCATCCGCACGACGTCGGCACGATTTTGGATCAGGAAGGCATCGCCGTTCGCGCCGGCCATCATTGCGCCCAACCCGTGATGAAACGGTTTGGCGTTCCGGCCACGGCGCGGGCTTCACTGGCCTTTTACAATACCAAAGCCGAAATTGACGCCCTGGCCGAAGGCATTCAAAAAACAATCGAGGTCTTCAGTTAA
- a CDS encoding glycosyltransferase family 2 protein, which translates to MNQPQVSVIILNFNGSRWLQPCLQSLRATEYANFKTVLVDNASTDNSVEVVRSQFPEVEVIINPGNLGFSEGNNVAIRKALAEVANYVVLLNPDTRVTPGWLSELIAVGERETGIGILGAIQLTYDSNEFNTWTTTALSAHLVELQSPTARDWIEVEWVEGACFAIKREVIERIGLLDPIYFAFYEEIDFCRRAAFHGYKTAIVPRSRIHHFRGGSWEADAAIKRERDYRCDRSQFIYNLTDPRRSLAANVGWYLQTLATKTKDAAKALSPTKAWDLARIQIGLFGHLPQLFRKWRSDRKQDLADFAPDDTFPLRQ; encoded by the coding sequence ATGAATCAGCCACAGGTTTCCGTCATCATTTTGAACTTCAACGGCAGCCGTTGGTTGCAGCCCTGTCTGCAATCGTTGCGCGCAACGGAGTACGCAAACTTCAAAACCGTGTTGGTGGACAATGCTTCCACCGACAACAGTGTCGAAGTGGTTCGCAGCCAGTTCCCTGAAGTCGAAGTCATCATCAATCCCGGCAATTTAGGGTTTTCCGAAGGAAACAATGTCGCCATCCGAAAAGCTTTGGCTGAAGTTGCCAATTATGTCGTTTTGTTGAATCCCGACACCAGAGTAACTCCCGGATGGCTCAGCGAATTGATTGCTGTTGGCGAACGTGAAACCGGCATCGGCATCCTCGGCGCAATTCAACTTACTTACGACAGCAATGAATTCAACACCTGGACGACGACGGCTTTGAGCGCGCACCTTGTCGAACTGCAAAGCCCAACTGCGCGCGACTGGATTGAAGTCGAATGGGTCGAAGGCGCTTGCTTCGCCATCAAACGCGAAGTCATTGAACGCATCGGCTTGCTTGATCCGATCTACTTCGCGTTTTACGAAGAAATTGATTTCTGCCGTCGCGCGGCTTTTCACGGTTACAAAACCGCCATCGTTCCGCGCAGCCGTATCCACCACTTTCGCGGCGGCAGTTGGGAAGCCGACGCCGCGATCAAACGCGAGCGTGATTACCGTTGCGACCGCAGCCAATTCATTTACAACCTGACCGACCCGCGCCGCTCACTGGCGGCAAACGTTGGCTGGTATCTGCAAACGCTTGCGACAAAAACAAAGGACGCCGCAAAGGCTCTTAGCCCGACCAAAGCCTGGGATTTGGCGCGAATTCAAATTGGTTTGTTTGGCCATTTGCCACAGCTTTTCCGAAAATGGCGGAGTGACCGGAAACAAGACTTGGCCGATTTCGCGCCAGATGATACCTTTCCCTTGCGGCAATAA
- a CDS encoding glycosyltransferase, with protein sequence MADRIHNSDVSVVVPVYNGAATIAQTVERLLNQSLTPREILIIDDGSTDNTADVLKPFANQILYTFKENGGPASARNLGARLASGSFVAFTDSDCLPERDWLRLLVVGFDSEEIAGVGGAVKGIDDSLIGQYVDFARLMEPAENPSGEIEYLITANACFRREALLSAGLFDERFRKPGGEEPAVCRRIRELGFQFRFAPEAVVLHHHRQTISSFLRTLSNYGEGRFLLGQLWPDYQIQRPTRDFFRQIVAVRSLAQRASMYAGQHGAKKALAFSALDYLRQLAFLRGYLRGQKHAA encoded by the coding sequence TTGGCTGATCGAATTCATAACTCTGACGTTTCTGTTGTGGTGCCGGTATACAACGGCGCGGCAACCATCGCGCAGACGGTTGAACGCTTGCTGAACCAAAGTTTGACGCCGCGCGAAATCCTGATCATTGACGACGGTTCTACGGACAACACCGCCGACGTGTTGAAGCCGTTTGCGAACCAAATCCTATACACGTTCAAAGAAAACGGCGGCCCGGCGTCGGCGCGAAATCTGGGCGCGCGGTTGGCCAGCGGCAGCTTTGTCGCCTTCACCGACAGCGACTGTTTGCCGGAGCGCGATTGGTTGCGATTGCTGGTTGTGGGATTCGATTCCGAGGAAATTGCCGGCGTCGGCGGCGCGGTGAAGGGCATTGATGACAGTTTGATTGGCCAGTACGTAGATTTCGCCAGGTTGATGGAACCGGCGGAAAACCCGTCGGGGGAAATCGAATACCTGATCACGGCCAACGCCTGTTTTCGCCGTGAAGCATTGCTCTCCGCCGGATTGTTTGACGAACGGTTTCGCAAACCCGGCGGCGAAGAGCCTGCCGTGTGCCGCCGCATTCGCGAACTGGGCTTCCAGTTTCGCTTTGCCCCTGAAGCCGTCGTGCTGCATCACCATCGGCAAACCATCAGCAGCTTTTTGCGAACGCTCAGTAATTATGGCGAAGGGCGATTTCTGCTCGGCCAGCTTTGGCCGGATTATCAAATCCAACGGCCAACGCGAGATTTTTTCCGGCAGATTGTTGCCGTGCGTTCGCTGGCGCAACGGGCTTCGATGTACGCTGGCCAGCACGGAGCAAAAAAGGCGCTGGCGTTTTCTGCGCTCGATTATTTGCGGCAACTGGCGTTTTTGAGAGGGTACCTGCGCGGTCAAAAACATGCAGCCTAA
- the sufC gene encoding Fe-S cluster assembly ATPase SufC, with protein sequence MLEIRNLHATIDGKEILKGLNLTVKAGEIHAIMGPNGSGKSTLAKVLAGHPSYEVTGGEVIYEGKNLLELKPDERAREGVFLAFQYPIEIPGVSNANFLRMAYNEKAKHDGREELDPLEFDDLIQEKIKVVEMDKSFINRSVNEGFSGGEKKRNEILQMAVLEPRLAVLDETDSGLDIDALRVVAGGVNKLANKDNAIILVTHYQRLLDYIEPDVVHVLYRGQIVKSGGKELALELEKKGYDWIKSASAAA encoded by the coding sequence GTGTTAGAGATTCGGAATTTACACGCCACAATTGATGGCAAAGAGATTTTGAAAGGCTTGAACCTGACGGTTAAAGCCGGCGAGATTCACGCGATTATGGGACCGAATGGTTCGGGCAAAAGCACGCTGGCGAAGGTTCTGGCCGGGCATCCGAGCTACGAAGTGACCGGCGGCGAAGTGATTTACGAAGGCAAAAACCTGCTGGAACTGAAACCGGATGAGCGGGCGAGGGAGGGAGTTTTTCTGGCGTTTCAATACCCGATTGAAATTCCGGGTGTCAGCAACGCCAACTTTTTGCGAATGGCTTACAACGAAAAAGCCAAGCACGATGGTCGCGAAGAGCTTGATCCGCTGGAATTCGATGACCTAATTCAGGAAAAAATCAAAGTCGTCGAAATGGACAAAAGCTTTATCAATCGTTCGGTCAACGAAGGCTTTTCCGGCGGCGAAAAGAAACGCAACGAAATCCTGCAAATGGCCGTGTTGGAACCACGCTTGGCTGTGCTGGATGAAACCGATTCCGGCTTGGACATTGACGCGTTGCGTGTCGTCGCGGGCGGCGTCAACAAACTCGCCAACAAAGACAACGCCATCATTTTGGTAACGCATTACCAGCGCTTGCTGGATTACATTGAACCGGATGTCGTTCACGTGTTGTACAGAGGCCAGATCGTCAAATCGGGCGGCAAAGAGTTGGCGTTGGAATTGGAAAAGAAAGGCTACGATTGGATCAAGTCCGCCAGCGCGGCAGCGTAA
- a CDS encoding glycosyltransferase, which translates to MQPKISVIIPAYNVAPFIAATIQSVLDQTYDNYEIVVVDDGSTDATVEEIFSSTKAHEDSRRKPKSSVVTFVSSSCAFVEKSIRVFSKSNGGPASARNLAIQNSTGKYIAFLDGDDLWMPDKLAEQVEFLECHPEVGMTYAEAIVFAEQNGRKELRDKIGYTGETSFCHLLLGDHIPNSTVMIRRECVDKIGWLNERRDLVAVEDYEYWLRLSRAFPIKGIAKPMAYYRVHANNLMGDGENIERGLRLPLEALKETERLFPNCWQQCGVEREVLLARLTIRAGFAYKQRGDWWECLKKFAEALRLRLNFRVLRWIVAATLLKRWS; encoded by the coding sequence ATGCAGCCTAAAATCAGCGTCATCATTCCGGCTTACAATGTCGCGCCGTTCATCGCGGCGACAATTCAATCCGTGCTGGATCAAACATACGACAATTACGAAATAGTTGTGGTGGACGATGGCTCGACCGATGCGACCGTGGAGGAAATTTTTTCATCCACGAAGGCACACGAAGATTCACGAAGAAAACCAAAATCATCGGTTGTCACCTTCGTGTCTTCTTCGTGTGCTTTCGTGGAAAAATCAATCCGGGTTTTCAGCAAATCGAACGGCGGCCCGGCGTCGGCGCGCAATCTGGCGATTCAAAATTCCACCGGCAAATACATCGCCTTCCTGGACGGCGACGATTTATGGATGCCGGACAAGCTGGCCGAACAAGTCGAGTTTCTGGAATGCCATCCTGAAGTCGGCATGACCTATGCTGAAGCGATTGTGTTCGCTGAACAAAATGGCCGGAAAGAACTGCGAGACAAAATCGGTTACACCGGAGAAACTTCGTTTTGTCATTTGCTGTTGGGCGATCACATTCCGAATTCGACGGTGATGATTCGCCGCGAATGCGTGGACAAAATCGGATGGCTGAACGAACGGCGCGATCTTGTCGCCGTCGAAGATTACGAATACTGGCTGCGCCTTTCGCGCGCGTTTCCGATCAAAGGCATTGCCAAACCGATGGCGTATTACCGAGTTCATGCGAACAACTTGATGGGCGACGGCGAAAACATCGAACGCGGGCTGCGATTGCCGCTCGAAGCGTTGAAAGAAACTGAACGTCTGTTTCCCAATTGCTGGCAACAATGCGGCGTGGAAAGGGAAGTGCTGCTTGCTCGGCTGACGATTCGCGCGGGCTTTGCATACAAACAGCGCGGCGATTGGTGGGAGTGCCTGAAAAAGTTTGCCGAAGCGTTGCGGCTTCGCCTTAACTTCAGAGTGCTGCGCTGGATCGTCGCGGCGACTTTGCTCAAACGTTGGTCATAA
- a CDS encoding VOC family protein, translating to MSTAAGTTTSIAYSLAPMLSVRNGARAVEFYKSAFGAVEVFKIEAPDGAVVARLAVEGAEFWVADESPEHQNFSPESLGGGTVRMILTVPDPDAVFAQAVAAGAREVYAVVEEYGWRLGRVVDPFGHHWEIGHPLAS from the coding sequence ATGAGCACAGCCGCAGGCACGACAACTTCCATCGCATATTCGCTCGCGCCGATGCTATCGGTTCGGAATGGCGCGCGAGCGGTGGAGTTCTACAAGTCGGCATTCGGGGCGGTGGAGGTCTTCAAAATCGAAGCGCCGGACGGCGCGGTGGTGGCTCGGTTGGCGGTTGAGGGCGCGGAGTTTTGGGTGGCGGACGAATCGCCGGAGCATCAGAATTTCAGCCCGGAATCGCTGGGCGGTGGAACAGTGCGGATGATTTTGACGGTGCCGGACCCGGATGCGGTGTTTGCGCAGGCTGTGGCAGCAGGCGCTCGTGAAGTCTACGCAGTAGTGGAAGAGTATGGCTGGCGCTTGGGTCGCGTAGTTGATCCCTTCGGCCATCATTGGGAAATCGGCCATCCGCTGGCGTCGTAA
- a CDS encoding ATP-binding protein, producing the protein MTDEELKRRLSDLEDGWTERKEKGVSTDDIRKAIVAFANSVPDGEEAVLFVGVADDGKITGVDNPEKTQKSFSKTASEWCYPPVKHTARVIEVSGNYVVAVIVQASHDKPHFAGPAFIRSGSQSKNASPEAFSQLIASRNSKARPLLELMRKGEKVTVFYWAHGRSNKLLGCSPLPDCTIIECTPHYAVFQPLAGTPVSGDYDRITLSKNLSTNQLQVDIDN; encoded by the coding sequence ATGACTGATGAAGAATTAAAGCGAAGACTTTCTGATCTTGAAGATGGTTGGACGGAGCGAAAAGAAAAGGGCGTCAGTACAGACGATATCCGGAAAGCCATTGTCGCATTTGCTAACTCTGTACCCGATGGAGAGGAAGCAGTTTTATTTGTCGGTGTAGCTGATGACGGTAAAATCACCGGCGTAGACAATCCAGAGAAAACGCAAAAGTCATTTAGCAAAACTGCTTCTGAATGGTGTTATCCTCCCGTTAAACATACAGCGAGAGTGATTGAAGTTAGTGGGAATTATGTAGTGGCTGTGATTGTTCAGGCTAGTCATGATAAGCCTCATTTTGCTGGCCCCGCGTTCATTCGCAGTGGCTCTCAAAGCAAAAACGCATCACCAGAAGCTTTTAGTCAATTAATTGCCAGCAGGAATAGTAAGGCAAGGCCGCTTCTTGAGCTAATGCGTAAAGGAGAGAAGGTCACGGTGTTTTACTGGGCCCATGGAAGGAGCAATAAGCTTTTGGGTTGTTCTCCTCTACCAGATTGCACCATTATTGAATGCACTCCACATTACGCCGTTTTTCAACCATTGGCGGGCACGCCTGTCTCTGGAGATTATGATCGGATTACTTTGTCAAAAAATCTGTCTACCAATCAACTTCAGGTTGATATTGATAATTGA
- a CDS encoding clan AA aspartic protease, with the protein MGEVRVQALLTNIFDAKQAKGGQIKPGEVRRYEATAVVDTGAVRSVVPIDVVENLGIEIVDHTTAEYADGRKEVVGITEPIWFTLNGRRTAEEALVLGDEVLIGQTVLEKLDLFVDCGGQRLVPNPAHPDQAVSKVK; encoded by the coding sequence ATGGGAGAAGTAAGAGTTCAAGCATTGTTGACCAACATCTTTGATGCAAAACAAGCCAAAGGTGGGCAGATCAAGCCTGGGGAAGTCAGACGTTATGAGGCGACAGCGGTTGTAGACACTGGCGCAGTCCGAAGCGTCGTGCCAATAGATGTCGTCGAAAATTTAGGCATTGAGATCGTTGACCATACAACCGCTGAATATGCCGACGGACGCAAAGAAGTTGTAGGGATCACCGAACCAATCTGGTTCACTCTCAACGGACGCCGAACTGCCGAGGAGGCGTTGGTGCTAGGCGATGAAGTGCTGATTGGCCAAACCGTACTCGAAAAGTTGGACTTATTTGTTGATTGTGGTGGTCAACGGTTGGTTCCCAATCCGGCACATCCCGATCAGGCAGTTTCCAAAGTGAAATAG
- a CDS encoding DJ-1/PfpI family protein, with amino-acid sequence MKIAVVTFDGFNEIDSFVAAHILNRVDRAGWKAEITAPTEFIASMNGVKVAAQQPLEFVAEADAVLFGSGRKTVQMIGDASVMARINVDPQRQLIASQCSGALILARLGLLEGKPVCTDMGTKPIAEAAGLRVLPQPFYAQGNLASAGGCLSGQYLATWMIWRLAGKQAAIDALSYVAPVGQEEEFIARALSTVSEFIPERQMVTGA; translated from the coding sequence ATGAAAATTGCGGTGGTCACATTCGACGGCTTCAACGAAATTGATTCGTTCGTTGCCGCGCACATCCTGAACCGCGTAGATCGCGCCGGGTGGAAAGCGGAAATTACCGCGCCGACGGAATTCATCGCTTCGATGAACGGCGTCAAAGTTGCCGCGCAACAACCGTTGGAATTTGTTGCGGAAGCCGACGCTGTGCTGTTTGGCAGCGGACGCAAGACAGTGCAAATGATTGGCGACGCTTCGGTGATGGCCCGAATTAACGTTGACCCGCAACGCCAGTTGATCGCTTCGCAATGTTCCGGCGCGTTGATTTTGGCGCGGCTAGGATTGCTGGAAGGAAAGCCGGTTTGCACCGATATGGGAACCAAGCCGATTGCGGAAGCCGCCGGGCTTCGCGTGTTGCCGCAACCGTTTTATGCGCAAGGCAATCTGGCTTCTGCCGGAGGCTGTTTGTCCGGCCAATATCTGGCGACGTGGATGATCTGGCGATTGGCGGGAAAACAAGCCGCAATTGATGCGTTGTCGTATGTCGCTCCGGTTGGTCAGGAAGAGGAATTCATTGCGCGCGCCTTGTCCACAGTTTCGGAATTTATCCCGGAACGACAAATGGTAACAGGAGCCTGA
- the sufD gene encoding Fe-S cluster assembly protein SufD — MAQAATEKENHFSAYKLVAKTREDKDPAWLVNLRQRAGESFEELDFPTTHVEEWKYTNIAPVLKTPFRQLLDLELDGLTPESINPFTFADSRCSQLVFVNGLFARELSNLTGLPDGVTVSNLAEVPAELGKTVSEHLGVYANYREQVFTALNTANVGDGAFVHIPKGNAVEAPIHLLFLSTSSETAVLHPRVLVVAEEASAATLIESYASLGEEIYFTNAVTEVVVRQNAALDHYRLQEESERAFHIATTEVHQERDSNYKSYAISLGAEIARHNLNVAVSDENIETTIDGLYVVTGKQHTDSHTVIDHQKPHSNSHQLYKGILDGRGRAVFNGKVFVRAGALLTDARQLNKNLLLSAEALVDTKPELEIFADDVKCSHGATVGQLEDEELFYLASRGISQEKARALLTFGFAEDVISKIKLKSVREQLDKMVLDKLHQSLEVN; from the coding sequence ATGGCTCAAGCAGCAACAGAGAAGGAAAATCATTTTTCAGCATATAAGCTGGTTGCTAAAACGCGCGAAGACAAAGACCCGGCGTGGCTGGTGAATTTGCGACAGCGCGCGGGCGAAAGTTTTGAAGAACTCGACTTTCCGACGACGCACGTTGAAGAGTGGAAGTACACCAACATTGCACCGGTTTTGAAAACACCATTTCGGCAATTGCTCGATCTGGAATTGGATGGGCTGACACCGGAAAGCATCAACCCGTTCACCTTCGCCGATTCGCGTTGTAGCCAACTGGTTTTCGTCAACGGATTGTTTGCGCGTGAGTTGTCGAATCTGACCGGCTTGCCTGATGGTGTGACGGTCAGCAATTTGGCGGAAGTCCCGGCGGAACTCGGCAAAACCGTCAGCGAACATTTAGGCGTGTACGCCAATTATCGCGAGCAGGTTTTCACGGCGCTGAATACGGCGAATGTTGGTGATGGAGCGTTCGTTCACATCCCCAAAGGCAATGCGGTCGAAGCGCCAATTCACTTGCTGTTTCTTTCAACTTCATCAGAGACGGCCGTTTTGCATCCACGTGTGCTGGTCGTCGCCGAAGAAGCTTCGGCGGCGACATTGATCGAAAGTTACGCATCGCTGGGCGAAGAAATTTACTTTACGAATGCCGTGACCGAAGTCGTCGTGCGGCAAAACGCTGCGCTTGATCATTACCGGTTGCAGGAAGAAAGCGAACGCGCATTTCACATCGCCACGACCGAAGTCCATCAGGAACGCGACAGCAACTACAAATCCTACGCGATTTCGCTTGGCGCAGAGATCGCTCGCCATAACCTGAACGTTGCCGTCAGCGACGAAAACATCGAAACGACGATTGACGGATTGTACGTCGTCACGGGAAAACAGCACACCGACAGCCACACGGTGATTGATCACCAGAAACCCCATTCCAACAGTCATCAACTTTACAAAGGCATTTTGGACGGGCGAGGCCGCGCGGTGTTCAACGGCAAAGTCTTTGTCCGCGCAGGCGCTTTGCTGACCGATGCGCGACAGCTCAACAAAAACCTGTTGCTGTCCGCCGAAGCGCTCGTGGACACAAAACCGGAATTGGAAATTTTCGCTGATGACGTGAAGTGTTCCCATGGCGCGACGGTCGGGCAGCTCGAAGACGAAGAGTTGTTTTACCTGGCTTCGCGCGGCATCAGTCAGGAAAAAGCGCGCGCGTTGCTGACTTTTGGCTTTGCCGAAGACGTGATCAGTAAGATCAAGTTGAAATCCGTGCGCGAACAATTGGACAAAATGGTGCTGGATAAATTGCACCAAAGTTTGGAGGTAAACTAA
- a CDS encoding SUF system NifU family Fe-S cluster assembly protein — protein sequence MADVSELYQQVILDHNKKPRNFRVLETANRHQEGYNPLCGDQLTLYLELDGETIKDVAFQGQGCAISKASASMMTAAVKGKSKAEAETMFDEFHHMVKGELDPETEENHLGRLKILAGVREFPARVKCASLSWHTLKAALEGKDDAVSTEQPDDGT from the coding sequence ATGGCTGACGTAAGCGAACTCTATCAACAGGTTATCCTTGACCATAACAAAAAGCCGCGAAACTTTCGTGTGCTGGAAACCGCCAACCGCCATCAGGAAGGGTACAACCCGCTGTGCGGTGACCAACTGACGCTGTACCTGGAACTGGACGGCGAAACGATCAAGGACGTCGCTTTCCAGGGACAGGGCTGCGCCATTTCCAAAGCTTCGGCTTCAATGATGACCGCCGCCGTCAAAGGCAAATCCAAAGCAGAAGCCGAAACGATGTTCGACGAATTTCACCACATGGTGAAAGGGGAACTTGATCCTGAAACCGAAGAAAACCACCTTGGCCGATTGAAGATTTTGGCAGGCGTCCGCGAATTTCCGGCGCGCGTCAAATGCGCCAGCCTTTCTTGGCACACGCTGAAAGCCGCCCTGGAAGGCAAAGACGACGCGGTTTCCACCGAACAGCCCGACGACGGAACATAG
- a CDS encoding type II toxin-antitoxin system PemK/MazF family toxin, whose protein sequence is MFGQIFLCQFPFTTGSVSKARPVLVLFDLQQDAVICRVTSVLRTGPLDVSLQDWAQAGLAKPSVARLDRLVTAEKTLLTRLLGQLTASDEAAVRAAWNQHMKL, encoded by the coding sequence ATGTTTGGCCAAATTTTCCTTTGCCAGTTTCCTTTTACAACAGGCTCCGTCAGTAAAGCGCGTCCGGTGTTGGTGCTTTTCGATTTGCAGCAAGATGCTGTAATTTGCCGCGTGACTTCGGTCTTACGAACCGGCCCGCTGGACGTTTCGCTGCAAGATTGGGCGCAGGCTGGATTGGCCAAGCCTTCAGTCGCGCGGCTTGACCGATTGGTGACCGCAGAAAAGACGCTTCTCACACGGCTTCTTGGGCAGCTTACCGCAAGCGATGAAGCAGCCGTTCGCGCCGCCTGGAACCAGCACATGAAATTGTAA
- a CDS encoding glycosyltransferase, with product MNELPTAPAGCFGWPWTEATPNGSADAASLPKISVITPSFNQAEFLEQTIRSVLLQNYPDLEYIIMDGGSTDGSANIIRRYERWLAYWVSERDKGQSQAINRGLAKATGDVLCWLNSDDYFLPFALTTVGKMLADGSGKFAIAGHCLRINGDGLPPVFLRGRYRNRRRLLEFWKGYEMHQPAIFWRREVLETVGLLDESLHLTMDFDYWTRIAEHYDFVNVDQVLACCNYHEAAKTGDEYAAYYRDLETRARTYWPPIWSPERWRLELSMFRNLTLGRANHSKP from the coding sequence ATGAACGAATTGCCGACCGCGCCTGCCGGATGTTTCGGTTGGCCGTGGACGGAAGCGACGCCAAACGGTTCCGCCGACGCTGCTTCGCTGCCGAAAATCAGTGTCATCACCCCTTCGTTCAATCAAGCCGAATTCCTAGAACAGACGATTCGTTCGGTATTGCTGCAAAATTATCCCGACCTGGAATACATCATCATGGATGGCGGCAGCACAGACGGCAGCGCAAACATCATTCGCCGATACGAACGCTGGCTGGCTTACTGGGTTAGCGAACGGGACAAGGGGCAAAGCCAGGCCATCAATCGCGGATTGGCAAAGGCTACGGGTGATGTGCTGTGTTGGCTGAACAGCGACGATTATTTTTTGCCATTCGCGTTGACGACTGTAGGGAAAATGTTGGCGGACGGAAGCGGCAAGTTTGCTATCGCGGGGCATTGTTTGCGAATCAATGGAGACGGTTTGCCGCCGGTTTTTCTTCGTGGGCGATACCGTAACCGGCGGCGGTTGCTGGAATTCTGGAAGGGCTACGAAATGCACCAACCGGCGATTTTCTGGCGGCGCGAAGTGTTGGAAACGGTTGGTCTGCTGGACGAATCGCTGCATTTGACGATGGATTTTGATTACTGGACACGCATCGCCGAGCATTACGATTTCGTCAACGTAGATCAGGTGCTGGCGTGCTGCAATTATCACGAAGCGGCAAAAACCGGCGACGAATACGCGGCCTATTACCGAGACCTGGAAACACGCGCGCGAACATACTGGCCGCCCATCTGGTCGCCGGAGCGTTGGCGATTGGAGCTTTCGATGTTTCGCAATCTGACGCTTGGACGGGCGAACCATTCCAAACCATAA